The following are from one region of the Moritella sp. 24 genome:
- the rsmB gene encoding 16S rRNA (cytosine(967)-C(5))-methyltransferase RsmB, translating into MKTRASAAKVLYQVVDRGQSLTTALPIAQQLLPAKDRALLQEICYGVLRWLPRLEFISRQLMSKPLTGKQRPVHFLILVGLYQLKFMRIPAHAAVAETVNAIKVLKSPKLSGLVNAILRNYQRQQDDLEAQADGNDACKFGHPGWLIKRIKAAYPEQWQDVLMANNERPPMWIRVNQQHHNQADYQALLAADEIVADIVESASSALRLEKPTDVYKLAGFAEGHSSVQDGAAQFAAQFLDAQPGELILDACAAPGGKTAHILERQPALKHLVAVDFDATRLSRVQENLTRMQLEAELIHGDASKPEDWWKGDKFDRILLDAPCSATGVIRRHPDIKWLRRDSDIAPLVQLQSEILDAMWQQLKPGGTLLYATCSILPAENSEQIAQFVARTPDAALIPLTKNSDDQASSWQILPNTQGMDGFFYAKLQKKA; encoded by the coding sequence ATGAAAACCAGAGCTAGCGCTGCAAAAGTACTTTACCAAGTTGTTGATAGAGGTCAGTCATTGACGACAGCCTTACCAATTGCTCAGCAATTATTACCAGCCAAGGATCGTGCTTTACTACAGGAGATCTGTTACGGCGTATTGCGCTGGTTGCCACGTCTTGAATTTATTAGCCGTCAACTAATGAGTAAACCATTAACCGGTAAGCAAAGACCTGTTCATTTCTTAATTTTAGTTGGTTTATACCAATTAAAATTCATGCGCATTCCTGCACATGCAGCAGTAGCAGAAACAGTAAACGCAATCAAAGTATTAAAATCACCTAAATTGAGTGGTTTAGTTAATGCAATTTTACGTAATTACCAACGCCAACAAGATGATCTAGAAGCTCAAGCAGACGGTAATGATGCGTGTAAATTTGGTCATCCAGGCTGGTTAATTAAGCGTATTAAAGCGGCTTATCCAGAACAATGGCAAGATGTATTAATGGCTAATAATGAACGCCCACCAATGTGGATCCGTGTTAATCAACAGCATCATAATCAAGCTGATTATCAAGCATTATTAGCCGCTGATGAAATCGTTGCTGATATCGTAGAAAGTGCAAGTTCAGCACTGCGTTTAGAAAAGCCAACCGACGTTTATAAGCTAGCTGGTTTTGCAGAAGGTCACAGTTCTGTACAAGATGGTGCAGCACAATTTGCAGCGCAATTCCTAGACGCGCAACCAGGCGAATTAATTCTTGATGCTTGTGCCGCGCCAGGTGGTAAAACAGCGCATATTTTAGAGCGCCAACCAGCATTAAAACACCTTGTTGCCGTTGATTTCGATGCGACACGTTTGAGCCGTGTACAAGAAAACCTAACCCGTATGCAATTAGAAGCTGAACTTATTCACGGCGATGCAAGTAAGCCTGAAGATTGGTGGAAAGGTGATAAGTTTGATCGCATATTATTAGATGCCCCTTGTAGTGCAACGGGCGTTATTCGTCGTCATCCTGATATTAAATGGTTACGTCGTGATAGCGACATTGCACCATTAGTACAATTACAATCTGAAATTTTAGACGCTATGTGGCAGCAGCTAAAACCAGGTGGCACCTTGCTATATGCAACATGCTCAATTTTACCTGCTGAAAACAGTGAACAAATTGCTCAATTTGTTGCTCGTACTCCAGATGCAGCACTGATTCCGCTAACAAAAAATAGTGATGATCAAGCATCAAGCTGGCAGATCCTACCAAATACCCAAGGTATGGATGGGTTCTTCTACGCGAAATTACAGAAGAAAGCATAA
- the trkA gene encoding Trk system potassium transporter TrkA → MKIIIIGAGQVGGTLAENLVGENNDITIIDRDGNSLRNLQDKFDLRVVEGHGANPDVLREAGAQDADMLVAVTNNDETNMIACQVAYTLFNTPNKIARIRNESYLHNKETLFHNDAIAVDHLIAPEQLVTDYIKRLIDYPGALQVVNFANNKVGLVALKAYYGGPLVGNALAALREHMPNVEARVAAIFRQGKPIRPLGTTIIEADDEVFFVSASNNIRAVMSELQKLEKPYRRIIIAGGGNIGAALATRLERDYSVKLIERNITRAEQLSEMLNNTIVFCGDASDQELLSEEHIDQTDVFIAVTNDDEANIMSAMLAKRMGAKKAMVLIQRGAYVDLVQGGTIDIAISPQQATISALLTHVRRADIANVYSLRRGAAEAIEAIAHGDKLTSRVVGRTVGSLKLPLGTTIGAIVRNDTVLIAHDKTVIEQDDHVVMFLVDKKFIPDVEKLFQPSPFFL, encoded by the coding sequence ATGAAAATCATCATTATCGGTGCAGGCCAGGTTGGCGGCACATTAGCTGAAAATTTAGTTGGTGAAAATAATGACATCACCATTATTGATCGCGATGGTAACAGCTTAAGAAATTTACAAGATAAATTTGATTTACGTGTTGTTGAAGGTCACGGTGCTAATCCAGACGTGCTTCGTGAAGCGGGTGCACAAGATGCTGATATGCTCGTTGCAGTAACCAACAATGACGAAACCAATATGATTGCTTGTCAGGTTGCTTACACCCTCTTTAATACACCAAATAAAATAGCCCGAATTAGAAACGAATCTTATCTCCACAACAAAGAAACCTTATTCCATAACGATGCAATTGCTGTCGACCACTTAATTGCCCCCGAGCAACTGGTAACAGACTATATTAAACGTCTGATCGACTACCCTGGTGCACTGCAAGTGGTTAACTTCGCGAATAACAAAGTGGGTTTAGTTGCGCTAAAAGCCTATTACGGAGGTCCATTAGTTGGTAATGCTCTCGCAGCATTACGTGAGCATATGCCGAACGTAGAAGCCCGAGTAGCCGCTATTTTCCGTCAAGGAAAGCCGATCCGCCCACTAGGTACGACGATTATTGAAGCCGATGACGAAGTATTCTTTGTATCCGCAAGCAATAATATCCGAGCCGTAATGAGTGAGTTACAAAAGCTCGAAAAACCTTATCGTCGTATTATTATTGCGGGCGGTGGTAATATCGGTGCAGCACTAGCAACTCGTTTAGAACGTGATTATTCGGTTAAATTAATCGAACGTAACATCACTCGAGCAGAACAGCTGTCTGAAATGCTCAACAATACGATTGTATTCTGTGGCGATGCATCTGATCAGGAATTACTGAGCGAAGAACACATTGATCAAACGGATGTATTTATCGCCGTAACCAATGACGATGAAGCAAATATCATGTCGGCAATGCTTGCTAAACGCATGGGCGCGAAAAAAGCCATGGTATTAATTCAACGTGGTGCTTATGTGGATTTAGTCCAAGGCGGTACCATTGATATTGCCATATCGCCACAACAAGCAACAATCTCCGCGTTGTTAACCCATGTGCGTCGTGCTGATATTGCCAACGTATATTCATTGCGTCGTGGGGCAGCTGAAGCGATTGAAGCGATTGCGCATGGTGATAAATTAACATCTCGCGTTGTAGGTCGTACAGTCGGTAGCTTAAAACTACCATTAGGTACTACGATTGGCGCAATTGTCCGTAATGACACCGTTTTAATTGCCCATGACAAAACAGTCATTGAACAAGATGATCACGTCGTTATGTTCCTCGTTGATAAAAAGTTCATCCCTGATGTAGAAAAACTTTTTCAACCAAGTCCGTTTTTCTTATAA
- a CDS encoding TrkH family potassium uptake protein encodes MVNFKPVLFMASVVLRALAMFMVAPLVLALATDGHGAPEFFKSIIITTIASGLFWHKGRSKVFRLGIREMFLLTTCVWIIASAFAALPFMLIQHISYTDAYFETMSGITTTGSTVLSNLDTMAHSVLLWRSILQWLGGVGFVVMGVAVLPYLNVGGMRLFQTESSDWSDKNTAKTQHTAAYVMYVYLSLTILCYFGYLVAGMTSFEAVNHAMTTLSTGGYSTSDQSMAHFSDSAQWNGTFFMFLGGLPFLLLISAIHRRDIRILVKDAQIIGFAKLVIVTTLMMSLYLWQKDVFNLTDAIRISMFNIVSVVTTTGFGLTDFGTWGEFTSVLFAGLMFTGACSGSTSGGIKIFRFQIAFTLFRKQMSQLVHPSGVFRQHYNGRNVNDVIVRSVVAFGSAFIATISILAAVLSIIGLDPITSITGAITAVANVGPGLGPVIGPAGNFASLPDSAKWALSLGMLMGRLEIMTVLVLVTPAFWKG; translated from the coding sequence ATGGTTAATTTTAAACCGGTATTGTTCATGGCGAGTGTGGTACTCCGCGCTCTTGCCATGTTTATGGTTGCTCCTTTAGTATTGGCTTTAGCTACCGATGGCCATGGCGCACCTGAATTCTTCAAATCAATTATAATCACCACCATTGCATCAGGTTTATTCTGGCATAAAGGGCGATCGAAAGTCTTTCGCCTTGGTATCCGTGAAATGTTTTTGCTGACAACCTGTGTCTGGATTATTGCCTCTGCATTTGCAGCACTGCCGTTCATGCTAATTCAGCATATTAGCTATACTGACGCCTATTTTGAAACCATGTCTGGTATCACGACAACAGGTTCAACAGTACTTTCTAATTTGGATACGATGGCGCATAGCGTACTGCTATGGCGTTCCATTTTACAGTGGTTAGGCGGCGTCGGTTTCGTGGTAATGGGTGTGGCCGTATTACCCTATCTAAATGTCGGTGGTATGCGTTTATTTCAAACCGAATCATCTGATTGGTCTGATAAAAACACAGCTAAGACTCAGCATACCGCAGCATACGTGATGTATGTGTACTTAAGCTTAACGATATTGTGCTACTTTGGATACTTAGTCGCAGGTATGACGAGCTTTGAAGCTGTTAACCATGCAATGACAACTCTCTCAACAGGTGGCTACTCTACCTCAGATCAATCCATGGCACACTTTTCTGATTCCGCACAATGGAATGGTACCTTCTTCATGTTTTTAGGTGGCCTACCCTTTTTGCTTTTGATCAGTGCAATCCATCGCCGTGATATAAGAATCCTCGTAAAAGATGCTCAAATAATAGGGTTTGCGAAACTCGTCATCGTCACAACGCTAATGATGTCACTTTATCTGTGGCAAAAAGACGTATTTAACCTCACCGATGCGATCCGAATCAGTATGTTCAATATCGTATCTGTCGTCACAACCACCGGTTTTGGTTTAACCGATTTCGGTACTTGGGGAGAGTTCACGAGCGTACTGTTCGCAGGATTAATGTTTACTGGTGCCTGTTCGGGATCTACATCTGGCGGTATCAAAATATTCCGTTTTCAAATCGCGTTTACCCTATTTCGTAAACAAATGTCGCAACTTGTTCACCCGTCAGGCGTATTTAGACAGCATTACAATGGTCGTAATGTGAATGATGTGATTGTGCGCTCTGTTGTGGCCTTTGGTAGTGCGTTTATCGCCACTATTTCGATATTAGCTGCCGTATTAAGTATCATAGGTTTAGATCCGATAACCAGTATTACAGGCGCAATTACCGCTGTAGCAAATGTGGGGCCGGGACTGGGTCCTGTGATTGGCCCAGCCGGTAACTTTGCTAGCTTACCTGACTCTGCAAAATGGGCGTTAAGTTTAGGCATGTTGATGGGAAGACTGGAGATCATGACCGTATTAGTACTCGTCACCCCCGCATTTTGGAAAGGTTAA
- the rmuC gene encoding DNA recombination protein RmuC: MSVDSLFSVLPYIVVTCIAVVCSLVAIRKSQQATLSMQTLNHEVELLEQQLDSVNYTHDQLQQEHDANKLKLESQNNQFIKLMSRLRESDIRLQTERQANEEKLALQAQSEQRLQQQFENLANKIFDSKTDNFKELNKSSVELLLMPLKTQLEGFKQQVQDVYANEAKERHSLQSEVARLQQVYQLMSSETANLTKALKGDNKQQGNWGEVILARILSESGLREGHEYDVQVSLNNEHGKRFQPDVIVHLPDDKDVVVDSKVSLTAYERYFNAEDEVTRKQALQEHVTSVRSHIRELGRKDYHLLQGLKTLDYVLMFVAVEPAFIAALEADPGLMKFALDNNIMLVSPTNLLIALRTIDNLWRYERQNQNAQLIAERAGKIYEKLRLFSHDMQDMGSALDKAQDSYDSAMKRLSSGKGNLIKQAQQFVDLGVEVKKPLPIELIEKSSTHQVE; the protein is encoded by the coding sequence ATGAGTGTTGATTCCCTTTTTTCCGTATTACCGTACATTGTTGTTACCTGTATTGCCGTTGTCTGTAGTTTAGTTGCTATCCGTAAAAGTCAGCAAGCTACATTATCGATGCAAACATTAAACCATGAAGTCGAGTTACTAGAACAACAACTTGATAGTGTTAACTATACGCATGATCAATTACAGCAAGAGCACGACGCCAATAAATTAAAGTTGGAATCGCAAAATAACCAATTTATTAAGTTAATGTCACGATTGCGTGAAAGCGATATTCGTTTGCAAACGGAACGTCAAGCTAACGAAGAAAAATTAGCGCTACAAGCACAGTCAGAACAACGCTTACAGCAGCAGTTCGAAAACTTGGCAAATAAGATATTTGATAGTAAAACCGACAATTTCAAAGAACTAAATAAGTCTAGTGTGGAATTACTATTGATGCCATTAAAAACGCAGCTGGAAGGGTTCAAGCAGCAGGTTCAAGATGTTTACGCCAATGAGGCGAAAGAGCGTCACAGCTTACAATCAGAGGTTGCCCGTTTACAGCAAGTGTATCAATTAATGTCGAGCGAAACGGCTAATTTGACCAAAGCGTTAAAAGGTGACAATAAGCAGCAAGGTAATTGGGGTGAGGTTATTCTGGCTCGGATATTATCGGAGTCTGGATTACGTGAGGGACATGAGTATGACGTGCAAGTAAGTCTGAACAATGAACATGGTAAACGTTTTCAACCAGACGTGATTGTACACTTACCCGATGATAAGGATGTTGTTGTTGATTCCAAGGTGTCGCTCACCGCTTATGAGCGTTACTTTAACGCCGAGGATGAAGTTACGCGTAAACAAGCACTGCAAGAGCATGTCACATCAGTACGGAGCCATATTCGAGAGTTAGGCCGCAAAGACTACCATTTGTTACAAGGTCTAAAAACATTAGATTATGTGCTTATGTTTGTAGCGGTTGAGCCGGCATTTATCGCAGCATTGGAAGCCGACCCTGGTTTAATGAAGTTCGCGTTAGATAATAATATTATGTTAGTGAGTCCCACCAATTTGCTTATTGCTTTACGTACTATTGATAACTTATGGCGCTATGAACGTCAAAACCAAAATGCCCAACTGATTGCTGAACGCGCGGGAAAAATTTACGAGAAGTTACGCTTATTCAGTCATGATATGCAAGATATGGGGTCTGCGTTAGATAAAGCACAGGACAGTTATGACTCGGCAATGAAACGATTGAGTTCAGGTAAAGGTAACTTAATTAAACAAGCGCAGCAATTTGTAGATTTGGGTGTAGAAGTAAAAAAACCATTGCCGATTGAGTTGATTGAAAAGAGCAGTACTCACCAAGTTGAATGA
- a CDS encoding TraR/DksA C4-type zinc finger protein, which produces MSDFMNEGQVAYFKEKLETEQNEILARIENQSTNVVISDSNEMADEIDRAAMEEAHRLELNRIDHDKLHIKKIMNALRRIDSGDYGYCDSCGDEISIKRLQARPDSRLCLECQSTKEFTDHSLYRR; this is translated from the coding sequence ATGAGCGATTTTATGAATGAAGGCCAAGTTGCCTATTTCAAAGAGAAACTAGAAACAGAACAAAACGAGATTTTAGCGCGCATCGAAAATCAGTCAACTAATGTCGTTATCTCTGATAGCAATGAGATGGCTGATGAAATTGACCGTGCAGCAATGGAAGAAGCACATCGTCTTGAGCTTAATCGTATTGATCACGATAAATTGCATATTAAAAAAATTATGAATGCATTACGTCGTATTGATAGTGGCGATTATGGCTACTGCGACAGCTGTGGTGATGAAATATCAATTAAACGCTTACAAGCACGCCCAGATTCACGCTTATGCTTAGAGTGTCAATCTACCAAAGAATTTACAGATCACAGCTTATACCGCCGTTAA
- a CDS encoding CreA family protein, giving the protein MLKPFSKRFKTLSLFSLLASSIALSGCSDDESGKISLGLFTTKDIKINTFIDPKVPGVTCHVSHIEADLDFSDPSDMGIACRQTGEITADMLAKIDTSKGGEVIFTQSKSILFKSLKIRRIYDADSQSLLYVSYSTKEINGSYKHSLSTVPLWATKAWQQPTTAVTQ; this is encoded by the coding sequence ATGTTAAAGCCATTTTCAAAAAGATTTAAAACGCTTAGTTTATTTTCATTACTTGCCAGCAGCATTGCTTTAAGCGGTTGCAGTGATGATGAATCAGGTAAAATTAGCCTTGGTTTATTTACGACTAAAGATATCAAAATCAATACGTTTATAGATCCAAAAGTACCTGGCGTTACTTGTCACGTGAGCCATATTGAAGCTGACTTAGATTTCTCTGATCCATCAGATATGGGCATTGCTTGTCGACAAACAGGTGAGATAACGGCAGATATGTTAGCTAAAATTGATACATCGAAAGGGGGCGAAGTTATCTTTACCCAATCGAAAAGTATCTTATTTAAATCGCTAAAGATCCGTCGAATTTATGATGCAGATAGTCAGAGTCTATTATATGTGTCGTATTCAACAAAAGAGATTAATGGTAGCTACAAGCATTCATTATCAACAGTGCCATTATGGGCTACGAAAGCTTGGCAACAGCCTACTACAGCTGTAACACAGTAA